GATCGGCTGCGTCTTCCATTTCTCCGTTGCGCCGGCCGCTGCCATGTTGTCCATGAAGTGCCACCCCAGGGAGCTCGCCTTCGTCTCCAGCGCGAAAGAGTCGTCGTGATAGCCGATCGGCAGGTCCGCGTTCATCGCGTTGGGATTGCGAACCATGAGCCGGGTCGAGTGAAAGGCGGAGATGAAGTCGGTGAGCACTTCTCGCTGCGTGGCGTCGGAGGGCATCCAGTTCGGCTCGCCCGCATCCCCGTTGTACGGGTAGGTATGCCACTCGCCCCAGAATCCGATGAGACCGGCCTGCACGAATCCGACGCGGGCGTCACCGTCGTAGCGGGCTCCGAGCGCCGCGATGAAGGTGTCGAGCGCCGACCGCAGCGCCGGGTTGTCGTAGTCCGGCGACACGCTCACGCCGTTGTTGCCGTAGTCGTCGTAACTATGGGTGACGAGCCCGCCGTCCCGGAGGTACCGCGGAATGCCGCTCGGACGGCCCGGGTAGTCCAGGTAGAACCGCAGCGCCGTCTGGTGCCCACGAGAGGCGATATCGTCCAGGGCGGTGTCCATAGCGGACCAGTCGAAGGTGCCAGGACCGGTCATCACCGAATTGAGAGGGAAGTACGCCCACTCCATCGAGTAGGGGAATTTGTCGTAGGAGCCCTGGAAGGGGATGAAGCCCTTCAACGGGTTCACCTGAGGCTCGGCGGCCGGAGCGAGCGGCCTCCATCCTGGGCCGCCGGCCGCTGCAGGCGTGGCGGCGACGGCCGTGAGGGCGAGCGCCCCCGCAACCGCCATGGCGGCGGCGATGGTACGAACTGTCTTGCGCATGCTGGCTCGCTTTCTGATGACGGCCTCGTCACCGGGTTCTGTGGAGCGTGTGCGGCCGCGAGGATTCGCGGCAGTGGAGGCGCGGCGGAAGTGAGCGTCGCCGCGCCTCCACATCTAAACGACGAGCGATGCCGCGTCGGTCGCGGCTGTGCCCGTCATGATCGGGGTCAGGTCGACCTCGCGATCGTCGATCCGGAACGAATACCGGCCCGTCTGTTCGATGACCGAGGTCTCCTTCATGTATTCGGCCAGTTGCTCGCGCTCGCGCGAATTCAGCCAGGCGACCGGGTCGGAGGTCGACCGGAACTCGAGGATGGCGGCCGTATCCCGCAGCGCCTGTCGCTGAGCGTCGTCGAGCAGGCTTCGCTCGCTGCGGAAGTAGATCGCGTCCGGGTCCACCTCGTAGAGCCGCTTCATCCAGGTGCGGTTGAGCGAGGAGACGATCGAATTGCGGGCGCCGACACCGGAGGGATCCCCGACCCGTTCCGCGTTGTCCCAGAAGGCTCCGACGTCCGGCCCGACCCGGGCGCCGTCGAAGACCCCGACGCTGGGGATCATCGGGACGCCGCAGCCGAGCAGGTACACGGAGTCTCCGACCACCGAGCGGATGTGCTGAACCGCCTCCCGGTAC
This region of Leifsonia sp. fls2-241-R2A-40a genomic DNA includes:
- a CDS encoding DUF4832 domain-containing protein, giving the protein MRKTVRTIAAAMAVAGALALTAVAATPAAAGGPGWRPLAPAAEPQVNPLKGFIPFQGSYDKFPYSMEWAYFPLNSVMTGPGTFDWSAMDTALDDIASRGHQTALRFYLDYPGRPSGIPRYLRDGGLVTHSYDDYGNNGVSVSPDYDNPALRSALDTFIAALGARYDGDARVGFVQAGLIGFWGEWHTYPYNGDAGEPNWMPSDATQREVLTDFISAFHSTRLMVRNPNAMNADLPIGYHDDSFALETKASSLGWHFMDNMAAAGATEKWKTQPIAGELRPELQGCIFSAAGCPVLEDGGDNDFPGSVTQTHSSWLIDHYAFQTGYSAADKPAALKAAQSLGYSFRVTSAFLPAAATGGHATVGLTIANRGVAPFYYDWPLTLALVDKKGTIAKTIATDWRVSTVASGASARFTKDVDVRGLGAGRYTVVAQVTNPLPGGVPVRFANQAQDADRDGWLTLGAMTVAAGHR